The following are from one region of the Methylophilus sp. DW102 genome:
- a CDS encoding PEP-CTERM sorting domain-containing protein, with product MWPIRFLFAVGLLSLAAPSSADVILALTPTARIDFETQVKITYTLTGRASSPGGQNVGEFIFRIAPMSLPTAGNIASVFNPTIALTGPWANPNFGTRGAIIAATNSRVGFDAFNSEPGKFSTIDATGGVVGTFDIIWNRLLAGQYDAAIPASAMGGVYSLTTSGDFDFSPTIATSSGVSTFITAVPEPGSMLLMAIGSCGLLLRHRHQQRNRQ from the coding sequence ATGTGGCCGATTAGATTTTTATTCGCCGTAGGACTGTTATCGCTAGCGGCGCCTTCTTCAGCCGATGTGATCCTGGCGCTCACACCTACCGCCAGGATCGACTTTGAGACGCAAGTAAAGATCACCTATACGTTGACCGGTAGGGCTAGCAGTCCTGGAGGGCAGAATGTAGGTGAATTTATCTTCCGAATCGCGCCTATGAGTCTGCCCACCGCAGGCAATATAGCCTCGGTCTTTAATCCAACCATCGCACTTACCGGCCCCTGGGCGAATCCAAATTTCGGCACACGTGGTGCCATTATAGCTGCTACTAATAGCAGAGTAGGTTTCGATGCATTCAATTCAGAACCGGGTAAGTTTAGTACGATCGATGCGACAGGTGGAGTTGTGGGCACATTTGACATAATCTGGAACCGTCTGCTTGCGGGCCAGTACGACGCGGCTATACCCGCTTCTGCGATGGGTGGTGTTTACTCGCTCACAACATCGGGTGACTTTGATTTCTCTCCAACCATTGCAACGTCCTCCGGTGTATCCACATTTATCACGGCGGTTCCTGAACCGGGATCGATGTTACTCATGGCGATTGGAAGTTGCGGATTGCTCTTGCGGCATCGTCACCAACAGAGAAACCGCCAATAA
- a CDS encoding class I SAM-dependent methyltransferase, which produces MKERLVCPVCKTAGSLLDVVDLNKSCEEQRGKYLPLAGVAVYYSLCNHCGFCWAPELHQWPLSKFEEDIYNADYGVVDPDYLQIRPTSNAEVLRSIFPVFPPTLRHLDYGGGNGLLSRQLSAAGWLSRSYDPFVDKHTDIASLGQFELITAFEVFEHVPDVWALMSDLSSLLAQDGLVLFSTLLSDGNIHPNQRLSWWYASPRNGHISLFSRNALTLLAQSKQFNFGSFNSGFHALYTTVPSWASHLIRVG; this is translated from the coding sequence ATGAAAGAACGCCTGGTCTGCCCCGTTTGCAAAACTGCCGGATCACTGCTGGATGTGGTGGATTTAAACAAATCTTGCGAGGAACAGCGTGGAAAGTATCTGCCTCTCGCAGGCGTTGCCGTCTATTACAGCCTGTGCAATCACTGTGGTTTTTGCTGGGCGCCTGAGCTGCACCAATGGCCTTTAAGCAAGTTTGAGGAAGATATCTACAACGCGGACTATGGGGTGGTCGATCCTGACTATCTTCAGATCAGGCCAACCTCAAATGCAGAGGTTTTGCGTTCGATCTTCCCTGTTTTTCCGCCTACGTTACGGCATCTGGATTATGGCGGCGGCAACGGGTTGCTCTCACGGCAATTGTCAGCGGCAGGTTGGCTTTCTAGGTCGTATGATCCCTTTGTAGACAAGCACACAGACATTGCATCGCTCGGACAATTTGAGCTCATCACCGCCTTTGAGGTGTTCGAGCATGTGCCTGATGTATGGGCGCTGATGTCAGACTTGTCATCGTTGCTGGCTCAAGACGGATTGGTGTTGTTTTCTACCTTGCTCTCTGACGGTAATATCCATCCAAACCAGCGGCTGAGCTGGTGGTATGCATCCCCGCGTAATGGCCATATCAGCCTGTTTTCAAGAAACGCGCTCACCCTGCTAGCCCAGAGCAAGCAATTTAACTTTGGAAGCTTTAATAGCGGCTTCCATGCTTTGTACACCACCGTACCATCTTGGGCGAGCCATCTGATTCGTGTGGGTTAG
- a CDS encoding multidrug efflux RND transporter permease subunit: MSRFFIDRPIFAWVIAILIVLAGLIAIKQLPIAQYPDIAPPVVNIAATYPGASAKVVEETVTSIIEREMNGMPGLMYVSATSNVGMASISVTFRQGTNPDLAAVDVQNRLKSVEVRLPEIVRRSGITVEKSADSFQLIVSLTSEDNRYSEIDLGELSSATVMPTLKRVQGVGKVQSFSPEYAMRIWPDPQKMAGLNVGVTEIVNALRSYNTRLTLGQVGASGVPDGAPLSVSLEAEATLKTVDDFANVPIRMQADGSALLIKDVAKVELGSSDYTYSSRVNGKNAAGMAIKLAPGSNAVETIKRVKVAMEQMQPYFPPNVAFQLSYDSSAFVSISIKKVIQTLVEAIVLVFLVMYLFMQNLRATLIPTIVVPIALMGTFAVMYWLGYSINVLTMFGVVLAIGILVDDAIVVVENVERLIVEEGLSAYDATVKAMSQISGAVVGITAVLVSVFIPMAFFSGAVGNIYRQFSLALSVSISFSAFLALSLTPALCVTLLRHETGNKARFFVWFNRSFQRMTERYTHLTGGLLKKPLRWLAVFALIVALAGWLLVRLPNAFLPEEDQGNFMVMVSLPQGATLAETAKVLGDMSEYIQAHEPVDIIFEVSGFSFYGTSTNSGMLFITLKDWAERPNPDQQVQAIVNRVNQKFFGRPNLTIFAMNAPPLPELGSFGGFDLRLVDRASVGVEALMKARDQLLAESGQRPELANVLFAGLYDTPVVNMQLDRSKAKALGVSLDEINDSLATLLGSNYLGDFVYGNQVRRVIVQADGKQRQTLEDIKKIRLKAADGSLVPLASIMTLDWAMGTPQRTRFNGFPSFNINGGPAPGFSSGEAMRTMETLVNGLGKGIGYEWAGQSLEEKQSGSQASLLFGLSILVVFLVLAALYESWAIPFAVMLVVPLGVLGALLGVTLRELPNDIYFKVGLIATIGLSAKNAILIVEFAREHVLQGMPLMEASLMAAKERLRPIVMTSLAFGVGVIPLAFSTGAASGAQVAIGTSVLGGIITATLLAIFFVPLFFIVVGRWMKQPASQQRVSHEV, from the coding sequence ATGAGCCGTTTTTTTATTGATCGCCCCATTTTTGCCTGGGTGATTGCCATTCTAATTGTGTTGGCCGGCCTCATCGCCATCAAACAATTACCGATTGCCCAGTATCCTGATATTGCCCCGCCTGTGGTCAATATCGCCGCGACTTATCCAGGCGCCTCGGCCAAAGTGGTGGAAGAAACCGTGACCTCGATTATCGAGCGCGAGATGAATGGCATGCCGGGCCTGATGTATGTTTCTGCTACCAGCAATGTCGGCATGGCCTCCATCAGTGTCACTTTCCGTCAGGGCACCAATCCTGATCTGGCTGCCGTGGATGTGCAAAACCGCCTCAAAAGTGTCGAAGTGCGTTTGCCGGAAATCGTGCGTCGCAGTGGCATCACGGTAGAAAAGTCTGCTGACAGCTTTCAGCTGATTGTATCGCTGACTTCGGAAGATAACCGCTACAGCGAGATTGATCTGGGCGAGCTGTCATCGGCCACGGTGATGCCTACGCTCAAGCGTGTGCAAGGCGTGGGTAAAGTACAATCGTTCAGCCCGGAATACGCCATGCGCATCTGGCCGGATCCGCAAAAAATGGCCGGTCTCAATGTTGGCGTGACCGAGATCGTGAATGCCTTGCGCAGCTACAACACCCGCCTGACCTTGGGGCAGGTGGGGGCCAGTGGTGTGCCGGACGGTGCGCCGCTGAGTGTCTCACTCGAAGCCGAGGCTACGTTAAAAACGGTAGACGATTTTGCCAATGTGCCTATCCGCATGCAGGCAGATGGCTCAGCCCTGTTGATTAAAGATGTGGCGAAGGTTGAGCTGGGCAGCAGTGACTACACCTACAGTTCTAGGGTCAATGGCAAGAATGCCGCCGGGATGGCGATTAAACTGGCGCCGGGTTCCAATGCGGTTGAAACCATCAAGCGAGTCAAGGTCGCGATGGAGCAGATGCAGCCGTATTTCCCGCCCAATGTCGCCTTTCAACTTTCGTATGACTCGTCAGCATTCGTTTCGATTTCGATCAAAAAAGTGATCCAGACTTTGGTGGAAGCCATTGTGCTGGTGTTCCTGGTCATGTACCTGTTCATGCAAAACCTGCGTGCGACGCTGATCCCGACCATTGTCGTGCCAATTGCCCTGATGGGGACGTTTGCCGTCATGTACTGGCTGGGCTACTCGATCAACGTGCTGACCATGTTTGGCGTGGTGCTGGCGATTGGCATTCTGGTGGATGATGCGATTGTGGTGGTTGAAAACGTCGAGCGCCTGATTGTGGAAGAGGGCTTGTCCGCTTACGATGCCACGGTCAAAGCCATGTCGCAAATCAGTGGTGCTGTGGTCGGCATTACGGCGGTGTTGGTGTCGGTGTTTATCCCCATGGCCTTTTTCAGTGGCGCGGTGGGCAATATTTACCGCCAGTTTTCGCTGGCTTTGTCCGTGTCTATCAGCTTTTCGGCCTTTTTGGCGCTCTCACTCACGCCGGCCTTGTGCGTGACGTTGCTACGCCACGAGACAGGCAACAAAGCGCGCTTTTTTGTCTGGTTTAACCGCAGCTTTCAGCGCATGACCGAGCGCTATACCCACTTGACTGGCGGCCTGCTCAAAAAGCCCTTGCGCTGGCTGGCCGTGTTTGCCTTGATTGTCGCGCTGGCAGGCTGGCTACTGGTGCGTTTACCAAATGCGTTTTTGCCCGAAGAAGACCAGGGTAACTTTATGGTCATGGTGTCGTTGCCACAAGGCGCGACGCTGGCAGAAACCGCCAAAGTGCTGGGCGACATGAGTGAATATATACAGGCACATGAGCCCGTTGATATTATCTTTGAGGTGAGCGGCTTTAGCTTTTATGGCACCAGTACCAATAGCGGCATGCTGTTTATCACGCTCAAAGACTGGGCAGAACGGCCAAACCCAGATCAACAGGTGCAGGCGATTGTAAACCGCGTCAACCAGAAGTTTTTTGGTCGCCCCAATTTGACTATTTTTGCCATGAATGCGCCGCCCTTGCCCGAGTTGGGCAGTTTTGGCGGCTTTGACCTGCGGCTGGTAGACCGTGCCAGCGTGGGTGTTGAGGCGCTGATGAAAGCGCGCGACCAGTTGCTGGCTGAGTCTGGTCAGCGGCCAGAGTTGGCCAATGTATTGTTTGCTGGCTTGTATGACACGCCAGTGGTCAACATGCAGCTAGACCGCAGCAAGGCCAAGGCGCTGGGCGTGTCACTGGATGAAATCAACGACTCGCTGGCGACACTGCTCGGCTCGAATTACCTGGGTGATTTTGTCTATGGTAACCAGGTGCGGCGCGTGATTGTGCAGGCCGATGGCAAGCAGCGGCAAACGCTGGAAGATATCAAGAAAATCCGCCTCAAAGCGGCGGATGGCAGTCTGGTGCCACTGGCTTCCATCATGACGCTGGACTGGGCCATGGGTACGCCGCAACGCACGCGCTTTAATGGTTTTCCGTCATTTAACATTAATGGCGGTCCCGCGCCTGGCTTTAGCAGTGGCGAAGCCATGCGCACCATGGAAACCCTGGTGAATGGCCTGGGCAAAGGCATCGGCTATGAGTGGGCTGGGCAATCACTGGAAGAAAAACAGTCGGGCAGCCAGGCCAGCCTGCTGTTTGGCTTGTCCATTCTGGTGGTGTTTCTGGTATTGGCCGCCTTGTATGAAAGCTGGGCGATTCCGTTTGCGGTCATGCTGGTGGTGCCATTGGGCGTGCTAGGCGCCTTGCTAGGGGTGACCTTGCGTGAATTACCCAATGATATTTATTTCAAGGTCGGCCTGATTGCAACCATCGGTCTGTCAGCCAAAAACGCCATTCTGATTGTGGAGTTTGCGCGCGAACACGTGTTGCAAGGCATGCCGCTGATGGAAGCGAGCTTGATGGCCGCCAAAGAACGCCTGCGCCCGATTGTGATGACCTCGCTCGCCTTTGGCGTCGGCGTGATCCCGTTAGCATTTTCAACCGGTGCCGCTTCAGGCGCACAAGTAGCCATTGGCACCAGCGTGCTCGGTGGGATTATCACAGCTACCTTGCTCGCCATCTTTTTTGTGCCGTTGTTTTTTATTGTCGTGGGCCGCTGGATGAAACAGCCAGCCTCACAGCAAAGGGTGTCTCATGAAGTTTAG
- a CDS encoding LysR substrate-binding domain-containing protein: protein MIERIHLAIIREVEQQGSLTAAAEKLFLTQSALSHSIKKLEQKLGTDIWLREGRSLRLTQAGQYLLAVANRLLPQLSLAEERLRQFAQGERGTLRIGMECHPCYQWLLKVVSPYLADWPDVDVDVKQKFQFGGIGALFGYEIDMLVTPDPLYKPGLLFQPVFDYEQVLVVHRQHALAQADYVRPEQLSSETLITYPVDIDRLDIYNQFLQPAGISPHLHKPIETTDIMLQMVASGRGVAALPRWLVEEYQARFDVVPVKLGKQGIAKQIYLGIREADIQIDYVQAFISLAQA from the coding sequence ATGATAGAACGCATCCATCTGGCGATTATCCGCGAGGTCGAGCAACAAGGCTCACTCACCGCCGCTGCTGAAAAACTGTTTCTCACGCAGTCGGCACTCAGCCATTCGATTAAAAAGCTCGAACAAAAACTGGGGACGGATATCTGGCTACGCGAAGGCCGCAGCCTGCGCCTGACTCAGGCTGGACAATACCTGCTCGCCGTCGCTAACCGCCTGCTACCGCAGTTATCACTGGCTGAAGAGCGGCTGCGCCAATTTGCGCAAGGCGAACGCGGCACCCTGCGCATCGGCATGGAATGCCACCCATGTTACCAATGGCTGCTCAAAGTGGTTTCGCCCTACCTGGCCGACTGGCCGGATGTGGATGTAGACGTCAAACAGAAGTTCCAGTTTGGCGGCATCGGCGCGCTGTTTGGCTACGAGATCGACATGCTGGTCACGCCAGACCCCTTGTATAAACCCGGCCTGCTGTTTCAGCCAGTGTTTGATTACGAACAAGTGCTCGTCGTGCATCGTCAACATGCACTCGCGCAAGCAGACTACGTGCGACCCGAGCAACTCAGCAGTGAAACGCTGATCACCTACCCGGTAGACATAGACCGCCTCGATATTTACAACCAGTTTCTACAACCCGCCGGCATCAGTCCGCACCTGCATAAGCCCATAGAAACCACAGATATCATGCTGCAAATGGTCGCCAGCGGACGCGGAGTGGCAGCTTTACCGCGTTGGTTAGTGGAGGAATATCAAGCCCGGTTTGACGTGGTGCCGGTCAAGCTAGGTAAGCAAGGTATTGCCAAGCAGATTTACTTAGGGATTCGAGAAGCAGATATACAGATTGATTACGTACAGGCCTTTATTAGCTTGGCACAGGCTTAA
- the hflX gene encoding GTPase HflX, translated as MQSEVKEPVSHALVAAVQLPNVSDMEFEASLNELRELAKTLGYKIVHTFVQKRAGFDITGYLGVGKREEIRDYVRSMAGDPEALVFNPDALNIEAVLVDHEISPSQARNLEIEVGCEVMDRTMVILEIFHRNARSRAARAQVEIARLGYMAPRLREAAKLAGPQGRQRSGAGGRGAGESHTELDRRKIRDRIAELQQEIVIMDGERRTQRARRQERQTMASVALVGYTNAGKSTLMRALTGSEVLVANKLFATLDTTVRALYPESVPRVLVSDTVGFIKNLPHGLVASFKSTLDEALDAALLLHVIDASDPGFERQLEVTDKVLEEIEADTVPRIRVFNKIDYVGDAAAQAECEAALRLKYPDCIVMSARRPDEVASLRQKIVDFFQQDLEETELFLPWSAQQVRGKIYSSCQVLSERSEEEGTFFTLRGEPNTFAQLREQVLQLQ; from the coding sequence ATGCAAAGTGAAGTCAAAGAGCCCGTCAGCCATGCCCTTGTGGCGGCCGTGCAATTGCCCAATGTCAGTGATATGGAGTTTGAAGCTTCGCTGAATGAGCTGCGTGAACTGGCAAAAACACTGGGCTACAAGATCGTCCACACCTTTGTGCAGAAGCGCGCAGGCTTTGATATCACGGGTTATCTGGGCGTGGGTAAGCGCGAAGAGATTCGTGATTATGTACGCAGTATGGCTGGAGACCCTGAGGCGTTGGTGTTTAATCCCGATGCGCTGAATATTGAGGCGGTGCTGGTGGACCATGAAATCTCGCCGTCGCAGGCGCGTAACCTCGAAATTGAAGTGGGTTGCGAGGTGATGGACCGTACCATGGTCATCCTGGAGATTTTTCACCGCAACGCTCGCTCACGTGCGGCACGTGCACAGGTGGAGATTGCGCGGCTGGGCTATATGGCGCCACGTTTGCGCGAGGCGGCGAAACTGGCGGGCCCGCAGGGGCGGCAGCGTAGCGGGGCGGGTGGGCGTGGTGCCGGTGAATCGCACACCGAGTTGGATAGACGCAAGATTCGTGACCGCATCGCTGAACTGCAACAAGAGATTGTGATCATGGATGGCGAGCGCCGCACGCAGCGTGCTCGGCGTCAGGAGCGGCAGACGATGGCGAGTGTGGCGCTGGTGGGTTACACCAATGCCGGTAAATCTACCCTGATGCGCGCGCTCACGGGCAGCGAAGTGCTGGTGGCGAACAAGCTGTTTGCCACGCTGGATACCACGGTGCGCGCCTTGTACCCGGAAAGCGTGCCGCGCGTGCTGGTCAGCGATACGGTCGGCTTTATTAAAAACCTGCCGCATGGCCTGGTGGCTTCTTTTAAATCCACGCTGGATGAGGCACTGGATGCGGCGTTGTTGCTGCATGTGATTGATGCCAGCGACCCTGGCTTTGAGCGTCAGCTGGAAGTCACGGACAAAGTGCTGGAAGAAATTGAAGCAGACACCGTGCCGCGGATTCGCGTGTTTAACAAGATAGATTATGTGGGCGATGCCGCCGCACAAGCCGAGTGTGAGGCGGCGTTGCGCCTGAAATATCCAGATTGCATCGTCATGAGTGCACGCCGTCCAGATGAAGTGGCTAGTCTGCGGCAGAAGATCGTCGACTTTTTTCAGCAAGACCTGGAAGAAACCGAGCTTTTCCTGCCATGGTCGGCACAACAAGTGCGCGGCAAAATTTATAGCAGTTGCCAGGTGTTGAGCGAGCGCTCTGAGGAGGAGGGCACCTTCTTCACCTTGCGCGGTGAGCCCAATACCTTCGCGCAATTGCGCGAGCAAGTTTTGCAGCTACAATAA
- a CDS encoding efflux transporter outer membrane subunit yields MKFSRISIILAVAFAMGGCSLVPEYFRPAAPVPEVYPGQPASDTVTNTPVTEAPPLSWQSYFADADLQRLIQVGLAHNRDLKTAVLRMDEAKATYGVQKADRLPTIQGNLNYDRSRTVFSSSQAFEAELYRVGVGISDYEIDVFGRVKSLTQSALEQYLAVSENRQAVQTTLITEIATQYVNFLAINDQLKLAQQTLDDRKQTLQRTQRRFEAGLDQVLDVKAAQIQVEQVQAQLAQWQRQLATTQNALYLLLGETSHRTPLPVKPLAALKLADVTPGLPSTLLTRRADIRAAEHQLKSANANIGAARAAFYPRLQLTTNVGLVNSDFSKLFSDTGSNYWAFSPQLVLPIFNYGRNKANLNLAQARQHIEVVNYEKTIQTAFKEVMDVLSTRTVIAEEFAARERLRELESSRLQLVKRKLDQGLVTYLELLDAQRSVLDAQSQAVQIQQQALQNQVGLYKALGGS; encoded by the coding sequence ATGAAGTTTAGCCGTATTTCCATCATCCTTGCCGTGGCTTTTGCAATGGGCGGTTGCTCGCTCGTGCCTGAATATTTCAGGCCCGCCGCGCCAGTGCCTGAGGTTTATCCAGGCCAGCCAGCAAGTGACACCGTGACCAATACACCTGTCACTGAGGCGCCGCCACTTAGCTGGCAAAGCTACTTTGCAGATGCTGATTTGCAGCGCCTGATTCAGGTTGGGCTGGCGCATAACCGTGACCTCAAAACCGCCGTGTTGCGCATGGATGAGGCCAAAGCCACCTATGGCGTACAAAAGGCCGACCGCCTGCCAACCATACAGGGCAACCTCAACTATGACCGTAGCCGCACCGTGTTCAGCTCCAGCCAGGCATTTGAGGCGGAGCTTTACCGCGTTGGTGTGGGTATTTCTGACTACGAAATCGATGTGTTTGGACGCGTGAAAAGTCTGACGCAATCCGCGCTGGAGCAATACCTTGCCGTGAGCGAAAACCGGCAAGCGGTACAAACCACGCTGATCACCGAGATTGCCACCCAATACGTCAATTTTTTAGCGATCAACGACCAGCTCAAGCTCGCCCAGCAAACGCTGGATGACCGTAAGCAAACCCTGCAACGCACCCAGCGCCGCTTTGAAGCCGGGCTGGATCAAGTGCTGGACGTGAAAGCCGCGCAAATTCAGGTCGAGCAAGTGCAAGCGCAGCTCGCACAATGGCAGCGCCAGCTCGCCACTACGCAAAATGCCTTGTATCTGCTACTGGGCGAAACCTCACACCGCACGCCACTGCCAGTCAAGCCGCTCGCCGCCTTGAAACTGGCCGACGTTACGCCAGGTTTGCCTTCCACATTGCTCACCAGACGTGCCGATATTCGTGCCGCCGAGCATCAGCTCAAATCCGCCAACGCCAATATAGGGGCTGCCAGAGCCGCGTTTTACCCACGCCTGCAACTCACCACCAATGTCGGTTTGGTCAATTCAGACTTCTCCAAATTGTTCTCGGATACAGGCAGCAACTACTGGGCCTTCAGCCCGCAACTGGTGCTCCCGATCTTTAACTACGGCCGCAACAAAGCCAACCTCAACCTGGCCCAAGCCCGCCAGCATATCGAGGTCGTCAATTACGAAAAAACCATCCAGACTGCGTTTAAAGAAGTGATGGATGTGCTTAGTACACGCACAGTGATTGCCGAAGAGTTTGCCGCCAGAGAACGTTTGCGAGAGCTGGAGAGCAGTCGCTTGCAACTGGTGAAACGCAAGCTTGATCAGGGACTGGTGACTTATTTAGAGTTGCTTGATGCACAACGCAGCGTGTTGGACGCGCAGTCGCAAGCCGTGCAGATTCAACAGCAGGCGTTGCAGAATCAGGTAGGGTTGTATAAGGCGCTGGGGGGAAGTTAG
- the metE gene encoding 5-methyltetrahydropteroyltriglutamate--homocysteine S-methyltransferase translates to MITTHNLGFPRIGAQRELKFALEAYWKGQSSLDTLKQIGKDLRQQHWQLQSVLDFAPVGDFAFYDQVLDMSFTLGNLPARVQDFHGDPLDNYFRVARGRSAESAEAHAQCCGGVAAGEMTKWFDTNYHYIVPEFTANTHFKLDASRLLAQLAEARALGVQAKPVIIGPVTYLAIGKAKDDSDRLALLPQLLNVYAELLETLAQQGVAWVQVDEPVLVTELTPEWQHAFNLAYHQLKSSRVKLLLATYFGPLADNQYLAANLPVAGLHIDAINARHEIVPLLAMLPAHKVLSLGVINGRNIWKTDLNATLDWLAPIAERLGDRLWLAPSCSLLHVPVDLDSELKLDSEIKSWLAFAKQKLEELQVLATALNHGREAVKVALAVNQVAIEARRLSRRVHNPAVKVMLQTLTPQLGQRQNVYTQRAAKQAALFNLPKFPTTTIGSFPQTAEIRQARRQFKAGELDQAGYQAVMKAEIARSVREQEALGLDVLVHGEAERNDMVEYFGEQLEGYAFSQFGWVQSYGSRCVKPPILFGDISRPQAMTVQWIEYAQSLTSKPMKGMLTGPVTMLNWSFVRDDQPREVSCYQLALAIRQEVLDLEKAGIRIIQIDEAALREGLPLRKSDWKKYLQWAVASFRITANGVADETQIHTHMCYSEFNDIIAEIADMDADVITIETSRSDMELLDAFDDFNYPNEIGPGVYDIHSPNIPEPDRMVALMQKAAARIPAERLWVNPDCGLKTRQWAEVIPALRNMVSAAQQLRAQAAL, encoded by the coding sequence ATGATCACGACCCACAATCTCGGTTTTCCACGCATAGGCGCACAGCGTGAGCTCAAGTTTGCGCTGGAGGCTTACTGGAAAGGCCAGTCTTCGTTAGACACCCTCAAGCAGATAGGCAAAGACCTGCGGCAACAGCACTGGCAATTGCAATCGGTGCTGGATTTTGCACCTGTGGGCGACTTTGCGTTTTATGACCAGGTGCTGGACATGAGTTTTACGCTGGGCAATTTGCCTGCGCGGGTCCAGGATTTTCATGGTGACCCACTGGATAACTATTTCCGTGTGGCGCGTGGACGCTCGGCTGAGTCTGCGGAAGCGCATGCGCAATGTTGTGGTGGTGTGGCGGCAGGCGAGATGACCAAATGGTTTGATACCAATTATCACTATATCGTGCCCGAGTTTACGGCCAACACCCATTTCAAGCTGGATGCGTCGCGCCTGCTTGCGCAATTGGCCGAAGCGAGGGCACTGGGCGTGCAAGCCAAGCCGGTGATCATTGGGCCGGTGACTTATCTGGCGATTGGCAAGGCCAAGGATGATTCAGACCGGCTGGCGCTGTTGCCGCAATTGCTCAATGTGTATGCCGAATTGCTGGAAACGCTGGCGCAGCAGGGCGTGGCGTGGGTGCAGGTGGACGAACCTGTGCTGGTGACCGAGCTGACACCGGAATGGCAGCATGCGTTTAACCTGGCCTATCACCAACTCAAGAGTAGCCGCGTCAAGCTGCTGCTGGCGACCTATTTTGGCCCGCTGGCGGATAACCAATACCTGGCAGCCAACTTGCCGGTGGCTGGCTTGCATATAGATGCCATCAATGCACGCCATGAAATTGTGCCGTTGCTGGCGATGTTGCCTGCACACAAGGTGCTGTCATTGGGCGTGATCAATGGCCGCAATATCTGGAAAACCGACTTGAATGCGACACTGGACTGGCTGGCGCCGATTGCCGAGCGTCTGGGGGACCGTTTGTGGCTGGCGCCTTCTTGTTCGCTGTTGCATGTGCCGGTGGACCTTGACAGCGAGCTTAAACTGGATAGCGAAATCAAGTCATGGCTGGCATTTGCCAAGCAAAAGCTCGAAGAGCTGCAGGTGCTGGCCACGGCCTTAAATCATGGCCGCGAGGCGGTGAAAGTGGCTTTGGCCGTCAATCAGGTGGCGATAGAGGCACGTCGGTTGTCCAGGCGTGTGCACAATCCGGCCGTGAAGGTCATGCTGCAAACATTGACGCCGCAACTGGGGCAGCGCCAGAACGTTTATACGCAGCGCGCTGCCAAACAGGCCGCCTTGTTCAATCTGCCCAAATTCCCCACCACGACCATCGGTTCGTTCCCGCAGACGGCAGAAATCCGCCAGGCGCGTCGCCAGTTCAAGGCAGGTGAGTTGGATCAGGCAGGTTATCAGGCCGTCATGAAAGCCGAAATTGCGCGTAGTGTGCGTGAGCAAGAAGCGCTGGGGCTGGATGTGCTGGTGCATGGCGAGGCGGAGCGCAACGACATGGTGGAGTATTTTGGCGAGCAACTGGAGGGCTATGCCTTCAGCCAGTTTGGCTGGGTGCAGTCCTACGGCTCACGTTGCGTCAAGCCGCCTATCCTGTTCGGTGATATCAGCCGCCCGCAAGCCATGACAGTGCAATGGATTGAATACGCGCAATCACTGACCAGCAAACCGATGAAAGGCATGCTGACCGGCCCGGTGACCATGTTGAACTGGTCGTTTGTGCGCGATGACCAGCCACGTGAAGTGTCTTGCTACCAGTTAGCGCTGGCCATACGCCAGGAAGTGCTAGACCTGGAAAAAGCCGGTATCCGCATCATCCAGATTGACGAGGCGGCCTTGCGTGAGGGCTTGCCCCTGCGTAAATCAGACTGGAAAAAGTATCTGCAATGGGCGGTGGCATCGTTCCGTATCACGGCAAATGGGGTGGCAGATGAAACGCAGATCCATACCCATATGTGTTACTCCGAATTCAATGACATTATTGCCGAGATTGCCGACATGGATGCCGACGTCATCACCATAGAAACCTCGCGCTCGGACATGGAGTTGCTGGATGCGTTTGATGACTTTAACTACCCGAATGAAATTGGGCCCGGTGTTTACGATATTCACTCGCCGAATATTCCAGAACCTGACCGTATGGTCGCCTTGATGCAAAAAGCGGCGGCGCGCATCCCGGCCGAACGTTTATGGGTGAACCCGGATTGTGGCTTGAAAACCCGCCAATGGGCAGAAGTGATCCCGGCCTTGCGCAATATGGTGTCTGCGGCCCAGCAGTTGCGTGCACAGGCCGCACTTTAA